In Mycolicibacterium nivoides, the DNA window GTGTTTGGTGACCGCGTACCCCGCCGCGCCCAGTTGCGTCAGCAGGCCGGCCGCGGATGCTACCGACACGAAGTAGCCGCTGCCGCGGCTGCGCCATGCCGGTAACAGCAGGCCGGCGGCATTGACATGAGCGCGCAGGTTGATCGCAAGGACCTTGTCCCAGTCGGCGGATTCACCGAGGCCTGCAGCTCCCACGATGCCAGCATTGGCGACGAAGATGTCCACGGGCCCGAAGTGCCGTTCGGCCTCAGCGATCAAGCTTGTCACGCCGTCAACGGTGGATGCATCCGCCCGGATGCTCGTCGCCGCGTCACCGATGCTCCTGGCCGCTTCGGCAGCGTCACGCCCGTCGAGGTCGCCGATGACGACCTGTGCTCCATTCCTGGCGAGTTCGACGGCCAGTGCCCGGCCGATTCCTGATCCACCGCCGGTGACGACAGCAACCTTGTTCTCGATCTGCATTCTGATCCCATCCCCGTCGGTTTGATGTGACCGCAGTGGCGATGTCGATCTAGCGGGGCAGCACGGTGACGGGAATCTCGCCGGCGTGGTATCGCTGCCGCATCAGCTTCTTGTCGTACTTGCCGACGCCGGTGCGCGCGATAGAGCCGACCACGGCCCACCGCTCAGGCAGCCACCATCGCTGCACGCGCTCCTCAAGCCAAGCCTTCAGATCTTCGACCCGCGCGGCAGAGCCGGGGCGCAAGGTCACCAATGCGAGTGGTCGTTCGTCCCAACGGGTGTCAGGTACGCCGATCACAGCAGCTTCGACCACATCGGGATGACCGATCAGAGTGGTTTCGAGGTGCACGGAGCTGATCCATTCGCCACCGGATTTGATGACGTCTTTGGCTCGGTCGGTGAGCGTCAGGTATCCGTCTGCGCTGATGTGTCCGATGTCGCCGGTGTGGAGCCAGAGTTGTCCGTCCGAGTCGGTGGAGAAGCTCTCGGCGTCGATGCCGCCGTGGTAGCCGCCAGTGATCCAGGGGCCACGCACCTGTACTTCGCCAACCGATCGGCCGTCGCGGGGCTGAACAGTGCCCGTCTCGTCGACGATGCGTCCTTTGGCACCGAACAGGAATCGGCCCGTGCTGTTGAGCTTTCGCTGCTGATCGGTCGTCGCCGCGTTGCCTGGGACGTCGGCGATCGTCACGATGGGGCTGGTTTCGGTCATGCCCCACGCTTGGACCAGCGGAACCGCGAATTCATCGCGATACGCGGCGACAAGGGACGCCGGGACCGCTGCGCCGCCACACAGCACTCGCCGCAACGAGTCGATTCGATGGCCAGGATTGTCGCGCAGCCACAGCAACATGTCGTTGAAAACCGTAGGGACGCCGCCAGACAACGTGGCGCCGTGTTTGGCGATCATATCGACGAGCGTGTCGGGCTTGAGGTGGCGGTCCGGCAGTATCAGTGTTGCGCCGGCCATCAGCGACGCATACGGAATGCCCCACGCGTTGACGTGAAACATCGGGACTATGGGAAGCACCCGGTCACGGGAGGAGATTCCCGCCACGTTGGCCGTGCAGACGGCAAGGGCGTGCAGATAGACCGACCGATGACTGTAGACCACGCCTTTGGGATCCCCGGTGGTTCCGCTGGTGTAACACATCGCGGCTGCGCTGTGTTCGTCGAGCACTGGCCACGCGAACGTGGTCGGTTGGCTGTTCACGAGTTGCTCATAGGCGATCACGTTGGGCACCAGACGTGATACCTCGGCCAGCTGTGCGTCGGTCGGGTCACCGGCGATTACCAGCGCCGCCAGCTCCGGCATCAGCGGTAACGCTGGGAGCAACGTGTCGAGCAAACTGGCATCAACGATGATGATCTTGTCCCCGGCATGGGAGGCGATATAGCCGAGTTGCTCAGGCGTGAGCCGAATGTTGAGTGTGTGCAGGACCGCGCCAGAACAGGGCACGGCGAGGTATGCCTCGAGGTGCCGCTGGTTGTTCCACATGAAGGTCGCAACCCGGTCACCGGCTTCGATTCCGAAGCCAGCCAATCCGTTGGCCAGTTGAGCTGCGCGCGTGGCAATCTCAGAGAATGTGGCGGCTTGTACGACGGCGTTGGCACCTGCATAGGTGAGGACCTCTGAATCACCGAAGGTGCCGTCGATTCCGTCTAGGATCGCGGTGAGCGTCAGCGGTACGTTCTGCATGGTGGCATGGATGTCCATGGATACGGTCTCTCCGATTGTCTATCGCGCTCAAGAAGCGTGAGGTGTCAGGGGGCAGCGGCGGAGAGCGTGCACGGCTCCGAGGTCGCGGCAGGCCCAGAGACGACCAGCTCGCACACGGACTTCAGCTGTGCATGTTGCACGTAGTCGGCCAAAGTCACTGTCGTGAAACCGAGCTCGATCAGCATCGCGGTGATGCAACCTGCGACCAACTCTGGCTGCGGCACCGAGAACCTCGGCGCTGAGGTGATAGGTGGCCGCACGTACACGATGACTCCGCCGTGTGCGGCGATGCGTTCGTGACACCTCTCAAACTCGACTCTGCATTCGCAGCCAGAGGCTAGAAGTGGGTCACCATGGACACATTCCGTGATGACATACACGGGTGGATCGATATCAGGTACGGAGGTGCCGATGAAAACCGTATGCCGAGCGCCCGTCAGCTGGTCTTCAAAGTCGACTGCTCTGAGCGCCCGGCCTGCCAGCTGGTCCAGTCGGTTCTGAACCAGCGTGACCCGTTTGCGACGTCCATCACCGTGGAAAAGGCGGTGGTGCACGACGCTGTCGATGTGCACCACCGGCAAGCGATGGTTCTGAGCGAACAGACTGACTGCGGGTTCCCGCAGTAGTTCGCCGTCCTCCCCTAGGAGGGCAGCGGTCAGTCCTACCGGTGGCAGCCCCGCTATGTCGCAAAGATCCACCGTCGCCTCTGCGCTCCCCCGGCGCTTGAGCACCCCGCAGCCTGCAACCTTCACTGGGAGAACGTGACCGGGCCGCACCAGATCAGTTGGCCGGGAGCTGTCGCTTGCCAGAACGCGCGCAGTGCGGGCGCGGTCGGTCGCGCTGATGCCGGTACCGATACCGGATGCGGCGTCTACCGCGACCGCAAACGTGGGAGCTTCCACATTTGAGTCATCGTCACGGGCCATGGTCGGCAGATCCAGTTCCTCTGCTCGACGTGCGGGCAGCGCCGCACAAATCAGCCCCGAGGTGAACCTCACCAGCCATGCCGTCCAATGCGGTGTGGCATGAGCGGCCGCGATCACTACGTCGGCGACGACCTGGTCATCGGTGCCGTTGACAACCAGAACCGGAGACCCGGCGCGCAGAGCCGTAACGGCGCGCTCGATCGCTAGCCGAGATTCACAGCTGCGCGCCGTCATGAGTCGTGTCCGACCGCGAACGTTCGAAATCGGCTGTCGTGAAAGAGAAGCGGAGATGCGTCGATGTCCGTCGCAGCGGCCTTGACTTCGAGAATGACCACATCATGGTCACCGGCGGAAACGGTCGTGGAAATCTCGCAGTCGAGTTGGGCCACCGCGTCTGACAGCAGCACCGCGTCGGATTCGGTCACGAACCATGGCACTCCGGCAAATCGATCCACATTCTTCGCCGCAATCTGCCGACACGTGGCTTCTTGCCGCGATTCCAGGACCGAGACGCCTAGATGGCGTCCGTTTGCCAGATGCGGCCAGGTAGTCGACGTGTGCTGCACGCAGATCGACACCAACGCCGGATCGATGGATACCGGGGTGAACGAGGTGGCAACAATCCCGACCGGTTGTCCATCACGCAGTGCGCACACCGCCGCGACGCCAGTTGGATAACGACCGTAAAGCCTGCGCAGTTGCGCCATATCCCGGTCGGAGTTCCCAGTAGAAACGGGATCGAGGGTAGTCATCGCTTGCACTCCGTTCTCGTGGATGTCACGCGCCCCGGGCGCGGGCGTAGTCGGCAATCAGGGAGGTGACCGCGTCGAGGCACGCCTTCCCGATCCGCTCCGAGGCGCCTTCTGGGTCACCCAGAATGCCGTTGGCGGAGACTGCTCCGATTCCGTCTTGAAATGCCCGATCGAGTAGCTGCTGGTCCACCTTGCCGGTGTAGCCTCGGGCGAACCGGTCGATGCGGACCTTCTGTGGGTGAAGGGCCAGCATCACCGATGTCTCTGCGATGTCAGCGTGCCCTCCCACGTTGGCGCCCAAAGATGCCACGCTGTCCGCCGCCCGTTGCCACGCGTTCAAGATGGCCTCGGTATCGGAGAAGATGATGACGGTCAGCGGCGCGAGTGCCGCCGTGAGTCGCTCCTCGAAGTCACGCATCACGGGATGGTTCCCGATATGCCCGGAGAACATGACGATTCGTTCGAAGCCATCCTTGTCGAGGTGTCGACAGTAGTCTTCGCACAGCGATTCCAGCGTGGACGCGCGAAGCGACAGGGTGCCGGTGAATCCGAGGTGGTGCGGTGAGTACCCCACCCGTACGGTCGGCAGAACCAGCGCGCCCCCGAGATGGCGCGCGACCCGCACCGCGAGCTCGTCAGCATGATCGGCATCCATCGACAGCGGCAAGTGCCCACCGTGCTGTTCGATCGCTCCCAGCGGGAGAACTGCTGTGCGTGCTCCCTCCGAGATCGCCGCGCTGATCTCGGCGCTTGTCATGAACTCGACCCGAACCTCGTTCATCCATTCACCTACTTCAGATCGCCGCCGGCGAACCGCGCCTGGCGGGCGATCTCCCCCTGCTCACCGGCGTCGTACATCTCATCGACAAGGTCGCGGAAAGACGCGAGGATTGCCGAGCGCCGTATGGTGCCCTTGAGAGTCAACTCGCCGTCCGCGGCCGAGAGCGGCCGCGGTAGGACGCGGAACTTCTTCAATTGCAGCGGCCTTGAGAGCTCAGAATTGACTTCGTCGATCCATGTGGCAAGCGCGGCATCTCGGTCAGTCGTGAGCAGCGTCCGCGTCTCCGCACTCACGCCGACCAGTACGGTCAGATACTTGCGTCCTTCACCGACGACAATCGCCTCATCAATGAGTGGGCTGGCCTTGAGTCGGAGCTCGATCGGCTGAGGGCTGACAGTTTTTCCGCCGCTGGTCTTGAGGACATCTTTGATTCTGCCGATGATCCGCACTTCCCCATCGGAGTCCACCTCCACCAGATCGCCTGTGCGATACCAGCCGTGGTCCATCGCAGCGGCCGTCGCCTCAGAGTCGTCGAGGTAACCGCTGAAGAGGCAGGGGCTGCGCAGCTGCAGCTCCCCCTCTCCAGACACGCGCGCCTTCCACCGTGGGTCGGGCATGGTTTTCCCGATTGTTCCGGGCGGCGGGAATGCGCGATCCCACTGGGCAAGAACCGATCCGCAGGTTTCTGTCGTTCCGTAAAGCTCACGAAGGTCGAGTCCCCACATCTGCCACAGCGCTGTCACCTCGGGGGACATGCTGCCTGAGGCAGTCCAGGCGACCCTGATGCGGTCCATGCCAACTTTTGCGCGCAGGGGAAGGAACACCCGACGGAGGCACACGTTGTACAGATAGTTGAAATACCACGGGGCGTCCTGATCTCTCCAGCGCATCTCGCTTACTTTGCGAGCAATCCGCATCGCTATCGCGTACCGCAGTCGGAAGGCGGCGCCAGACTCCGAAAGCTGCTGTAACACCTCGCCGGCCAACTTCTCGTGCATTCGTGGTGGCCACAGGACCGCTGTCGGTCGCACGCCGACGAGCGCGTCCAGACGTTGATCCATGGTGCAGTAGGTAATGACGAGGCGAGTCATGATCGGGGTGAATACGCCGATCAGCGCGGGTGCAACATGCGAGAGGCCGAGAAATGCAACGAGGTCGTGCCTGATTCTACCGACCTCTGGGTACGACATGACGAAGGCGAGCACCGAGTACTGCAGGGTGCGGTGCGTGTGGATCACACCTTTCGGCGCACCGGTCGATCCCGACGTGTAGAACAGTGCTGCGGGCTGATCGATATCGCCCTCCTCAACCAGCGTCGCAAACAGCTCGGGTTCGGTCACCCCGCGGGATCGACCGCGATGGCGCAGTTCTCCCCAGTGCACCGCGCGCACAGAATCCGAAAAGCCCTGCGGTTTGGTGTCGAACCCGATCGTTGCACGCAGTCGTGGCAGCTCGGCCGATACCGCGGCAACTTTCGCGACATCTGCCACGTTCTCCGCGAAAACGACTGTGGCCTCGGAACTCTCCAGTGCCTGTTTGACTTCGGCGACCGAGCTCGTGGGGTACACGCCCACGGGAACACCGCCGAGACTGAGTATCGCCAGTGCGGCCACGACCCACTCGTGGCGAGTAGACGACACGATGGCTACCCGGTCGCCTGGCACGGCACCCAGATCATGCAGACCGAGCGCAACCTCCCGGACCTGCTCAAGATATTCGCTCCACGTGGTCGGGTGGGCTGCCCCGTTCCTCCAGCTGCAATACGCGATCACGTCGGGTTCACGCTCAGCGCGGTCGCAGAGCATCTGAGCGAAAGTTCGATTTACGGCATCGAACTCCGTCAGGGTGCCCAACACCGGCACCTCCGCACATCCCGTCGACGACGAGGTCGCTGCCCGTGTGTTCTGCCTCTTCATGGTCAGTCCAGTTCCTCAGCCAAGTCGTAGAGTTCGGTCCCCGCGTAACGCTCCATGACCTTCCACTTGCCATCGACCACCTGGAAGATGCCGTAGTCAGGCGTCGCTGTGTTCGTCGGCGTGTAGTCGACGGGACCAGATGCTCCCTGGTAATCGATTTTCTCACCTTTGCCCAATAGCTCCAGTCCTTCATCGAGCGTGTAGACCGGCTTTCCGCCAGGATCTGTTACTTTGTGCAAGTTTTCGGCGATCGCGACTCCTGTCGCTTGTCCCCCGGCCGCCATCGCCAGAACAGCCGAGACGATCGCGTCGTAGGTCAGGCCGGCGGTGGGCTGTTCAGCGATCTCATTGCCGTTCTGCTCTCCGTACGCCTCGGTCAGAAGCTTCCGCATGCCCGCGATGGCCGGGGAATCAGCGGCCATGGCGGACTGACCATATGCGCCTTCGAGGTACTGAGCGCCAACTTCCTTGAGCAAGACCGGATAAGACAGCTCGGCGATGAGAGACCATTTGCCGGGCAGACCCAATCGCGCCCACTCGCGCAAGATCGGCACAGCCGGCTCAACAGAGCCGGCGAGGAAAACGATGTCGGGCTCGGGCTCGAAGGCGCTGCGGACCTCTGGGAGATAAGAAGTTTGACCGCCGTTGAACGCGACCTTCGCCACGACCTCGCCGCCGAGCTTTGTGTAGAAGCTGTCGACCCAGTTGGACGTACTGCGCGCGGAGTCCACGTTCTCGTACAGGATGGACACGGTCTTGAAGCCTCGGTCCCAGAGGTTCTTCGCCACCGTCAAACCGTCGAAAGTATCTGGCCCGACAGTGCGGAAGGTGTAGGGATTGGATCGGGCGTCGAATTCCACCATGCCCGCGTACGGCGATGCAATCGCCACTTCGTTGCGCTCGGCCTGGTTGAGCGTCGCCATGAAGGTCGCCGATGTCGGACCGACGATAAACTGTGCGTTGTCGCTGTTGATGAGCTTGGTCACCGCACGGACTCCGTCCTCGGCGTTGAACTTCTCATCCTCGCTCACCACTTTGAGCTTGGTTCCGTTGATGCCGCCAAGCTTGTTGACGTGCTCCACAACCGCGCGGGTCATCGAATCGACCGGGCCACCCCATACCGCGGCTTCTCCGGACAACGGTGCGGCAACACCGATGACTGCCGCTCCGTCGCCGTCGCCGCACCCCATCAGGGCTGTCCCGGAAGCCACGACGACGGCCATCACCGATAGCTTTCGCGCCGAAATCCCGACTCTGTCCATCTCTCAAATCTCCTGTACCAGAACCAATTCAGGCGGTCGGAATCCGGGCGCCCAGGAATATCTCGGTGAAATTCGGGTCGGCCAGCAGCTCCGGCCCGCTCGCCTCGTGTCGCATCTGACCCGAGTCCATAAGAAACACTCGCTCGCACAAGGGAAGAATCTGCTTAGGGTGCTCCTCGATGACCCAGAGCACGCCGGTCCCCCCGCGTTCGATGCGGCAGATCTGTTCGATGAGCGAATCGACGATCTGGGGAGCGAGACCCGTCGTGGGCTCGTCGAGGATCAACATCTTTGGTCTCATCAGTAAGGACGAGGCAATCGCGAGCTGCTGGCGCTGACCACCCGAAAGAGTTCCCGCTCGTTGCTTGCGTCGCTCGGCAAGGATCGGAAAAGTGTCGAAGGCCTCGTCGAGGCGTTCGCGCGGCAGTCCCATCGCGCGGGTGACGACCTCGAGGTTGTCCTCTACTGACAATGCCCCAAAGACGTTGCGCAACTGCGGTGTATAGCCCAGTCCGCGGCGTGCCCGGTCACGCGCCGGCAGCTGTTCGAGCATCTCTCCGTCGAGTTTGACCGTCCCACCACGTGCATTGACTACGCCCGCGATGGTCTGGACGAGTGTCGTCTTACCGGCCCCGTTCGGGCCGATGATGGCGGTGATGGACCCGTGCCCGGCAGTGAGGGTGACGCCTCGGATGATGTTGTTGCGACCATAGCCACTGGTCACATTGTCCACCTCAAGCAGTGCCATGGTGCGCCCCCAGATAGGTCTCGACAACGACAGGATTGCTGATGACCTGGGCCGGTGGACCGTTCGCGATGACTCGGCCGTCGTACATGACATACAGCGCATCGGAGATCGCGTTGATGAACGACATGTTGTGCTCGATCACCAGGACGGTCATGTTCTCTGTGGTGCACAGATCCCGCACCGTCAACGACAGCCGATGCTGGTCCTCAGGGTTGAGCCCAGACGACGGCTCATCCAGCATCAGCAACGACGGCGGCTCCATGAGCAGACGTGCGATCTGGAGCAAACGTCCTTGCCCGATCGATAGATCTGCTGCGCGGGTATTCGCCAGCTCAGTCAGCGCCATCCGATCCAGCAACTGCCAGGCGCGATCGATAAGGGCACGTTCCCCGACTGCCACGTCGCGTGGTGACGTGAACAGGCGCCAGAGGCGCTCACCGGGCGCCGAGCGGGCCGAGGTCAGCAGATTCTGCAGAACTGACATGTCGGTGAAATCGGCAGTGTTCTGGAAAGTCCGCTTGAGTCCCATCCGCGCGAGCTGATGCGTCGGCATGCCCGTGATGTCACGGCCGTGGAACATCACCGCCCCTGTGTCAGGTCGGAGGAACCCGGAGATCGCGTTGAACAGCGTCGTTTTCCCGGAGCCGTTTGGTCCGATCAGGCCGGTAACCGCGCTGGGGCTGATCTTCATCGCCACACTGTCGAGGGCCCGTAACTGGCCGAAAGCTTTTACCAGCCCGACTACTTCGAGCGCCGGCTGCGTGGCCATCATCGGTCTCCTGCCGCGACCGTGGCCAGCACAGGATGGGAGAGGTTCGCCGTGCCGGGTCTCGGATAGCTGGCCAATCGCGGCCGGAACAGACCCCCGGGCCAGAACAGCAGTATCACGATCAAGACGAGGCCTTGCAGGGCATCTTGCAGACTGGCCATTACTTCAGAGGTGAGAAAGTCCGCCTCGATATAGGTGAGCCCTTCCCGTAGGCCGAGAAGCACCACCGCACCGAGCACTGCACCCGTATTGCTGCCGATCCCCCCGATGATCAACGCGATGAAGACGGTGAAGGTGATGTTCACGTTGAAGAAGGACGGAGTCAATATCGACAGATACCAGACGTACATGACCCCAGCCAGGCCCATGAAGAACGACGCGAACACAAAGGCTTTGAGTTTGACCGTGTAGACGTTGACCCCCAGCGAGCGAGCAACGGCCTCGTTCTGGTTCACCGCAAGCAGACTTCGGCCGTACGCCGACCGCGTCACGCGACGGAAGACCAGGAAGCTAATTCCTAATACCACCAACACAAGTGCCGCGACATACAGCGACTGGGCTCGTCCCGGGATGCCGTCAAGTTCCGGCACCGGCGCGTCCAGGAGGCCGCGCGCGCCATTGGCGATCGCCGGCTGGTTGATGAAGAGCTGACGTATCACCTCGGCCAACGCCAGGGCCACCACCGCCAGGTACTCCCCGCTGACCCTCAGCAGACCGCATCCCACCAGCAGGGCGAGAAGTGCGGCAGACAGGCCGCCTATGATGGTGCCGGCCCACCACGGCAGGCCCAGCCCGAGAATGTAGGTGTACGAGCCGGACTGGGCCGGCATCACAGCGAGCGCGTAGGAGTACGCTCCGATTCCGAAAAACGCTGCGACACCGAAATTGACCATGCCTCCAACACCGAACTGCAGGTTCAACGCCAGGGCCGCGACGGCGTAGATGCCCATCAGGATGGCCAGTCCACCGGCAATCAGCAGAGTGCTCATGCCACACGCTCCTTCGGACCGCTGAAGAGACCCTCAGGGCGGACAAAGACGACCAGCGCGATGACGGCGAAAACCACCATCTGGGTGTATTCGGAAGGAATCGCCAAGGTGGCCAGGCTCGATGTGAGCCCGACAACGACCGCCGCGACCATCACGCCGTAGATACTCCCGAGCCCACCGATGATCGCAGCGGCGGAGATGACCAGCACTTGATCCCAGCCAAGCTCGGGATAGATCCGCGCCGTGAGCGCGATCAGAGTTCCCGC includes these proteins:
- a CDS encoding SDR family oxidoreductase — translated: MQIENKVAVVTGGGSGIGRALAVELARNGAQVVIGDLDGRDAAEAARSIGDAATSIRADASTVDGVTSLIAEAERHFGPVDIFVANAGIVGAAGLGESADWDKVLAINLRAHVNAAGLLLPAWRSRGSGYFVSVASAAGLLTQLGAAGYAVTKHAAIGFAEWLAITHGEEGIGVSCVCPLGVDTPLLAAVRSSSGLSRRIGAQSIIKSGSVISAAEVAAETIGAVRAERFMVLPHPEVLGMFRGKGADYDGWIARMRRLQRSLSDGASAPSDG
- a CDS encoding long-chain fatty acid--CoA ligase; the protein is MQNVPLTLTAILDGIDGTFGDSEVLTYAGANAVVQAATFSEIATRAAQLANGLAGFGIEAGDRVATFMWNNQRHLEAYLAVPCSGAVLHTLNIRLTPEQLGYIASHAGDKIIIVDASLLDTLLPALPLMPELAALVIAGDPTDAQLAEVSRLVPNVIAYEQLVNSQPTTFAWPVLDEHSAAAMCYTSGTTGDPKGVVYSHRSVYLHALAVCTANVAGISSRDRVLPIVPMFHVNAWGIPYASLMAGATLILPDRHLKPDTLVDMIAKHGATLSGGVPTVFNDMLLWLRDNPGHRIDSLRRVLCGGAAVPASLVAAYRDEFAVPLVQAWGMTETSPIVTIADVPGNAATTDQQRKLNSTGRFLFGAKGRIVDETGTVQPRDGRSVGEVQVRGPWITGGYHGGIDAESFSTDSDGQLWLHTGDIGHISADGYLTLTDRAKDVIKSGGEWISSVHLETTLIGHPDVVEAAVIGVPDTRWDERPLALVTLRPGSAARVEDLKAWLEERVQRWWLPERWAVVGSIARTGVGKYDKKLMRQRYHAGEIPVTVLPR
- a CDS encoding 3,4-dihydroxy-2-butanone-4-phosphate synthase, whose translation is MTARSCESRLAIERAVTALRAGSPVLVVNGTDDQVVADVVIAAAHATPHWTAWLVRFTSGLICAALPARRAEELDLPTMARDDDSNVEAPTFAVAVDAASGIGTGISATDRARTARVLASDSSRPTDLVRPGHVLPVKVAGCGVLKRRGSAEATVDLCDIAGLPPVGLTAALLGEDGELLREPAVSLFAQNHRLPVVHIDSVVHHRLFHGDGRRKRVTLVQNRLDQLAGRALRAVDFEDQLTGARHTVFIGTSVPDIDPPVYVITECVHGDPLLASGCECRVEFERCHERIAAHGGVIVYVRPPITSAPRFSVPQPELVAGCITAMLIELGFTTVTLADYVQHAQLKSVCELVVSGPAATSEPCTLSAAAP
- a CDS encoding flavin reductase family protein, encoding MTTLDPVSTGNSDRDMAQLRRLYGRYPTGVAAVCALRDGQPVGIVATSFTPVSIDPALVSICVQHTSTTWPHLANGRHLGVSVLESRQEATCRQIAAKNVDRFAGVPWFVTESDAVLLSDAVAQLDCEISTTVSAGDHDVVILEVKAAATDIDASPLLFHDSRFRTFAVGHDS
- a CDS encoding creatininase family protein; its protein translation is MNEVRVEFMTSAEISAAISEGARTAVLPLGAIEQHGGHLPLSMDADHADELAVRVARHLGGALVLPTVRVGYSPHHLGFTGTLSLRASTLESLCEDYCRHLDKDGFERIVMFSGHIGNHPVMRDFEERLTAALAPLTVIIFSDTEAILNAWQRAADSVASLGANVGGHADIAETSVMLALHPQKVRIDRFARGYTGKVDQQLLDRAFQDGIGAVSANGILGDPEGASERIGKACLDAVTSLIADYARARGA
- a CDS encoding AMP-dependent synthetase/ligase; this encodes MLGTLTEFDAVNRTFAQMLCDRAEREPDVIAYCSWRNGAAHPTTWSEYLEQVREVALGLHDLGAVPGDRVAIVSSTRHEWVVAALAILSLGGVPVGVYPTSSVAEVKQALESSEATVVFAENVADVAKVAAVSAELPRLRATIGFDTKPQGFSDSVRAVHWGELRHRGRSRGVTEPELFATLVEEGDIDQPAALFYTSGSTGAPKGVIHTHRTLQYSVLAFVMSYPEVGRIRHDLVAFLGLSHVAPALIGVFTPIMTRLVITYCTMDQRLDALVGVRPTAVLWPPRMHEKLAGEVLQQLSESGAAFRLRYAIAMRIARKVSEMRWRDQDAPWYFNYLYNVCLRRVFLPLRAKVGMDRIRVAWTASGSMSPEVTALWQMWGLDLRELYGTTETCGSVLAQWDRAFPPPGTIGKTMPDPRWKARVSGEGELQLRSPCLFSGYLDDSEATAAAMDHGWYRTGDLVEVDSDGEVRIIGRIKDVLKTSGGKTVSPQPIELRLKASPLIDEAIVVGEGRKYLTVLVGVSAETRTLLTTDRDAALATWIDEVNSELSRPLQLKKFRVLPRPLSAADGELTLKGTIRRSAILASFRDLVDEMYDAGEQGEIARQARFAGGDLK
- a CDS encoding ABC transporter substrate-binding protein, with amino-acid sequence MAVVVASGTALMGCGDGDGAAVIGVAAPLSGEAAVWGGPVDSMTRAVVEHVNKLGGINGTKLKVVSEDEKFNAEDGVRAVTKLINSDNAQFIVGPTSATFMATLNQAERNEVAIASPYAGMVEFDARSNPYTFRTVGPDTFDGLTVAKNLWDRGFKTVSILYENVDSARSTSNWVDSFYTKLGGEVVAKVAFNGGQTSYLPEVRSAFEPEPDIVFLAGSVEPAVPILREWARLGLPGKWSLIAELSYPVLLKEVGAQYLEGAYGQSAMAADSPAIAGMRKLLTEAYGEQNGNEIAEQPTAGLTYDAIVSAVLAMAAGGQATGVAIAENLHKVTDPGGKPVYTLDEGLELLGKGEKIDYQGASGPVDYTPTNTATPDYGIFQVVDGKWKVMERYAGTELYDLAEELD
- a CDS encoding ABC transporter ATP-binding protein is translated as MALLEVDNVTSGYGRNNIIRGVTLTAGHGSITAIIGPNGAGKTTLVQTIAGVVNARGGTVKLDGEMLEQLPARDRARRGLGYTPQLRNVFGALSVEDNLEVVTRAMGLPRERLDEAFDTFPILAERRKQRAGTLSGGQRQQLAIASSLLMRPKMLILDEPTTGLAPQIVDSLIEQICRIERGGTGVLWVIEEHPKQILPLCERVFLMDSGQMRHEASGPELLADPNFTEIFLGARIPTA
- a CDS encoding ABC transporter ATP-binding protein, which encodes MATQPALEVVGLVKAFGQLRALDSVAMKISPSAVTGLIGPNGSGKTTLFNAISGFLRPDTGAVMFHGRDITGMPTHQLARMGLKRTFQNTADFTDMSVLQNLLTSARSAPGERLWRLFTSPRDVAVGERALIDRAWQLLDRMALTELANTRAADLSIGQGRLLQIARLLMEPPSLLMLDEPSSGLNPEDQHRLSLTVRDLCTTENMTVLVIEHNMSFINAISDALYVMYDGRVIANGPPAQVISNPVVVETYLGAHHGTA
- a CDS encoding branched-chain amino acid ABC transporter permease, with protein sequence MSTLLIAGGLAILMGIYAVAALALNLQFGVGGMVNFGVAAFFGIGAYSYALAVMPAQSGSYTYILGLGLPWWAGTIIGGLSAALLALLVGCGLLRVSGEYLAVVALALAEVIRQLFINQPAIANGARGLLDAPVPELDGIPGRAQSLYVAALVLVVLGISFLVFRRVTRSAYGRSLLAVNQNEAVARSLGVNVYTVKLKAFVFASFFMGLAGVMYVWYLSILTPSFFNVNITFTVFIALIIGGIGSNTGAVLGAVVLLGLREGLTYIEADFLTSEVMASLQDALQGLVLIVILLFWPGGLFRPRLASYPRPGTANLSHPVLATVAAGDR